The Fusarium oxysporum Fo47 chromosome II, complete sequence genome includes a region encoding these proteins:
- a CDS encoding HIT-like domain-containing protein, with protein sequence MSSCIFCRIIKGDIPSFKLFESDKTLAFLDIGPLSKGHALVVPKHHGAKLADIPDDHLTEILPVVKKIVNATGATDYNILQNNGRIAHQEVDHLTSIQIPKPNETEGLGVKWPTKPADMEQLKAYCEELKAKI encoded by the exons ATGTCCTCCTGCATTTTCTGTCGCATCATCAAGG GTGATATCCCCTCTTTCAAGCTATTTGAGAGCGACAAGACTCTCGCTTTCCTTGATATTGGTCCTCTCAGCAAGGGCCACGCT CTTGTCGTTCCCAAGCACCACGGTGCTAAGTTGGCCGATATTCCTGACGATCACCTCACCGAGATTCTG cctgttgtcaagaagattgtcaaCGCGACTGGTGCCACCGATTACAATATCCTCCAGAACAATGGCCGCATTGCTCATCAAGAAGTTGACCAT CTAACAAGTATTCAGATCCCTAAGCCCAACGAGACCGAGGGCCTCGGCGTCAAATGGCCTACAAAGCCTGCTGATATGGAGCAGCTCAAGGCTTACTgcgaggagctcaaggccaagatctAA
- a CDS encoding CRAL-TRIO domain-containing protein: MSFQSPPGRPGNLTPEQEEKLRKLWTAVFQLTGVADDESAGANLLPQKEEASPAEADPKKKRGFGMFKKGKSGTSTPTEGSAEEDKYNETKQFHETLANESPETIRHTIWSMVKHDHPDALVLRFLRARKWDVEKALVMLVSTMHWRHNDMKVDSEIMKNGDAFAVEDEKTDSPTKQVSADMMKQLRMGKSFLHGTDKQGRPICVVRVRLHKAGQECEESLEKYTVYIIETARMTLQPPVDTACIVFDMTGFSMANMDYTPVKFMIKCFEANYPESLGAVLVHKAPWLFQGIWKVIRGWLDPVVAAKVHFTNNRAELEEFIAPDHLIKELEGDENWEYKYIEPIAGENDKMKDTQTRDRLLTDREELVKKFEHTTREWIRHPDGEQGKQLKAEREKIAKLLREDYWNLDPYIRARTLYDRQGAIQSDGKTDWYSLKPLAAAGASTSADDLD; the protein is encoded by the exons ATGTCTTTCCAATCACCCCCTGGGCGCCCGGGGAACCTGACTCCTGAGCAAGAGGAGAAGCTTCGCAAGCTATGGACTGCTGTCTTCCAACTCACTGGCGTGGCCGATGACGAGAGCGCTGGTGCCAACCTCTTGCCCCAAAAAGAGGAGGCGAGTCCAGCAGAGGCTGatccgaagaagaagcgaggaTTTGGCATGTTCAAGAAAGGCAAATCTGGTACTTCGACACCAACTGAAGGTTCCGCTGAAGAGGACAAGTACAATGAAACCAAACAATTCCATGAGACTTTGGCCAACGAGTCCCCTGAAACAATTCGACACACGATATGGTCTATGGTGAAGCACGATCACCCTGATGCCCTTGTTCTACGCTTTCTCAGAGCACGAAAGTGGGATGTCGAGAAGGCTCTCGTCATGTTGGTATCCACTATGCATTGGAGGCATAACGACATGAAGGTGGACTCTGAAATCATGAAGAACGGAGATGCCTTTGcggttgaggatgagaagaccgACTCTCCTACTAAGCAAGTTAGCGCCGACATGATGAAGCAACTCCGAATGGGTAAGAGTTTCCTGCACGGCACTGACAAGCAAGGCCGACCTATCTGTGTTGTCCGGGTTCGCCTGCACAAGGCTGGGCAAGAGTGCGAAGAAAGCTTGGAAAAGTACACAGTCTACATTATTGAGACAGCTCGGATGACACTCCAACCTCCTGTTGATACAGCT TGCATCGTTTTCGACATGACTGGCTTCTCTATGGCCAACATGGACTACACACCTGTTAAGTTCATGATTAAGTGCTTCGAGGCCAACTATCCCGAGTCTCTAGGTGCTGTCCTGGTGCACAAAGCCCCCTGGCTTTTCCAAG GTATCTGGAAGGTCATCCGTGGCTGGCTTGACCCTGTGGTGGCAGCCAAGGTTCACTTCACTAACAACCGGGCCGAACTCGAGGAGTTCATCGCTCCAGACCATCTgatcaaggagcttgaagGCGATGAGAACTGGGAGTACAAGTACATCGAGCCTATTGCTGGCGAAAatgacaagatgaaggataCGCAAACCCGGGATCGTCTTTTGACTGACCGTGAAGAGTTGGTCAAGAAATTCGAGCATACAACTAGGGAATGGATCCGTCATCCTGATGGTGAGCAGGGCAAACAACTCAAGGCTGAGCGAGAGAAGATTGCCAAACTTCTCAGGGAGGATTACTGGAATCTCGACCCATACATCCGAGCACGAACACTCTACGACAGACAGGGTGCGATACAGAGCGATGGCAAGACTGACTGGTACTCGCTCAAGCCACTGGCTGCTGCGGGAGCCAGCACTTCTGCTGATGACCTAGACTAG
- a CDS encoding DASH complex subunit Dam1-domain-containing protein — protein sequence MSDLQMRTHTPQKPKLVGRDIKYADCITQYAEPRIHEIIHKNRTANAKYSIHVAKMSTTPLDPGKRSNSRSRTSRPTTPLRPSSRSSFRESARGAGEHDAPFPLNAFEPAFAELSDAMADLEANMMHFQLMHESLARFSESFASFLYGLNMNAFCVDFPEGPVPESFRRDRTQPEQPAVTPSKSEADAEMTFMTTDTSFVENPPTTTKSSKFTTPEPPKRQSRLPAAPGRGTSSRGRSTRGVGRSRPSGLARARGRGVR from the exons ATGTCAGATTTGCAAATGCGTACACATACGCCGCAAAAACCAAAGTTGGTAG GTCGCGATATCAAATACGCGGATTGCATTACCCAGTACGCCGAGCCACGAATACACGAAATAATACACAAAAACAGAACAGCGAATGCGAAATACAGCATACACGTTGCCAAAATGTCGACTACACCTCTCGATCCCGGCAAACGCTCAAATTCTCGTTCCCGAACGTCACGACCTACCACCCCGCTGCGACCTTCATCCCGATCATCCTTTCGCGAGTCCGCGCGAGGTGCTGGAGAGCATGATGCGCCATTTCCGCTGAATGCATTTGAGCCAGCCTTCGCTGAGCTTTCCGATGCCATGGCCGACCTCGAAGCGAACATGATGCACTTTCAGCTTATGCACGAGAGTTTAGCGAGATTCAGCGAATCGTTCGCGAGCTTCCTTTATGGCCTGAACATGAATGCCTTCTGTGTTGATTTCCCAGAG GGACCTGTTCCAGAATCTTTCCGCAGAGACAGAACTCAACCAGAACAACCCGCTGTGACCCCATCAAAATCAGAGGCTGATGCAGAAATGACGTTCAT GACCACTGACACGTCCTTTGTCGAGAATCCACCTACTACCACCAAGTCTTCCAAATTCACCACACCAGAGCCTCCAAAACGACAATCACGTCTCCCTGCTGCTCCCGGTCGAGGAACATCGTCTCGGGGAAGATCGACTCGCGGTGTTGGACGTAGCCGGCCTAGTGGACTGGCCAGAGCGCGCGGTCGAGGTGTCAGGTGA
- a CDS encoding aconitase family-domain-containing protein gives MLATRQVLGNMSRSRALAGAASGFRRMATVSDSPLDKKVRQNNWEEGNYINYKKMSENLDIVRARLNRPLAYAEKILYSHLDDPHGQDIQRGKSYLKLRPDRVACQDATAQMAILQFMSAGMDKVANPTTVHCDHLIEAQVGGAKDLARAIDINKEVYNFLSTACAKYDIGFWKPGSGIIHQILLENYCFPGGLLIGTDSHTVNGGGLGMATIGVGGADAVDVMADLPWELKAPNVIGVKLTGQLNGWTAPKDIILKVADILTVKGGTGAIVEYHGPGTDAISCTGMATICNMGAEIGATTSVFPFNDRMYDYLAATKRKEIGDFARQYAHGLKPDEGAEYDQLIEINLSELEPHINGPFTPDLGTPISKFSQAVKENGWPEELKVGLIGSCTNSSYEDMTRAASIARDALNHGIKAKSAFTVTPGSEQIRATIERDGQLQTFEEFGGIVLANACGPCIGQWDRRDVKKGEANSIISSYNRNFTGRNDGNPATHSFVASPDLVVAMTIAGSLHFNPLTDTLKDKDGKEFKLAPPTGDGLPSRGYDPGQDTYQAPPSDRASVTVDVAPTSDRLQILTPFQPWDGKDAKDIPILIKAKGKTTTDHISMAGPWLKYRGHLDNISNNMLIGAINEANGEANKIKNVTTGEWGAVPAVARDYKAKGIKWVVIGDWNYGEGSSREHAALEPRHLGGLAIITRSFARIHETNLKKQGMLPLTFTDPADYDKIRPDDKVDVLCTQLAVGKPLPLVVHPADGSPSFEIPLSHTFNEAQIEWFKNGSALNTMAKATKN, from the exons ATGCTTGCTACACGCCAGGTTCTGGGCAACATGTCCCGGAGCCGCGCCCTTGCTGGCGCTGCCTCTGGCTTCCGCCGCATGGCCACAGTCTCAGATAGCCCTCTGGACAAGAAG GTCCGACAGAACAACTGGGAGGAGGGTAACTACATCAACTACAAGAAGATGTCCGAGAACCTCGACATCGTTCGTGCTCGTCTGAACCGACCTCTGGCCTACGCTGAGAAGATTCTCTACTCTCACTTGGATGACCCTCACGGCCAAGACATCCAGCGTGGCAAGAGCTACCTCAAGCTGCGACCTGACCGTGTTGCTTGCCAGGATGCCACCGCGCAGATGGCTATCCTTCAGTTCATGTCCGCCGGCATGGACAAGGTTGCCAACCCCACCACTGTCCACTGTGATCACTTGATCGAAGCCCAAGTCGGTGGTGCCAAGGATCTTGCCCGCGCTattgacatcaacaaggaggTCTACAACTTTCTTTCTACTGCCTGTGCCAAGTACGATATCGGTTTCTGGAAGCCCGGCTCTGGTATCATTCACCAGATTCTCCTCGAGAACTACTGCTTCCCTGGTGGTCTTCTTATCGGTACTGATTCTCACACTGTCAACGGTGGTGGTCTCGGTATGGCCACCATTGGTGTCGGTGGTGCCGATGCTGTCGATGTTATGGCCGACCTCCCCTGGGAGCTTAAGGCCCCTAATGTTATTGGTGTCAAGCTCACTGGTCAGCTCAACGGCTGGACTGCTCCTAAGG ATATTATCCTGAAGGTTGCCGATATCCTCACTGTCAAGGGTGGTACTGGTGCTATTGTTGAGTACCACGGTCCTGGTACCGACGCTATCTCTTGTACCGGTATGGCCACCATTTGCAACATG GGTGCTGAAATCGGTGCCACCACCTCCGTCTTCCCCTTCAACGACCGCATGTACGACTACCTCGCCGCCACCAAGCGAAAGGAGATCGGTGACTTCGCCCGCCAGTACGCCCACGGCCTCAAGCCCGACGAGGGTGCCGAGTACGACCAGCTCATCGAGATCAACCTCTCCGAGCTCGAGCCTCACATCAACGGTCCCTTCACTCCTGATCTGGGTACTCCTATCTCCAAGTTCAGCCAGGCTGTCAAGGAGAACGGCTGGCCTGAGGAGCTTAAGGTCGGTCTTATCGGATCTTGCACCAACTCCTCTTACGAGGACATGACCCGTGCTGCTTCCATTGCCCGTGATGCCCTCAACCACGgcatcaaggccaagtctgCTTTCACTGTCACCCCCGGTTCCGAGCAGATTCGCGCCACTATCGAGCGTGATGGTCAGCTCCAGACCTTCGAGGAGTTCGGCGGTATCGTCCTTGCCAACGCCTGTGGTCCTTGCATTGGTCAATGGGACCGACGCGACGTCAAGAAGGGTGAGGCCAACTCTATCATCTCTTCTTACAACCGTAACTTCACTGGCCGAAACGACGGTAACCCCGCCACCCACTCTTTCGTCGCCTCTCCCGATCTGGTCGTCGCCATGACCATTGCCGGCTCCCTCCACTTCAACCCTCTCACCGATACCCTGAAGGACAAGGACGGCAAGGAGTTCAAGCTTGCTCCTCCCACCGGCGATGGTCTCCCCAGCCGAGGCTACGACCCCGGCCAGGACACCTACCAGGCTCCTCCCAGTGACCGTGCCAGCGTCACTGTCGATGTCGCCCCTACCTCCGACCGTCTCCAGATCCTGACTCCCTTCCAGCCTTGGGATGGCAAGGATGCTAAGGACATCCCTATCctcatcaaggccaagggcaagacCACCACTGACCACATCTCCATGGCCGGTCCCTGGTTGAAGTACCGTGGTCACCTTGacaacatctccaacaacatGTTGATTGGTGCCATCAACGAGGCCAACGGTGAGgccaacaagatcaagaacgtCACCACTGGTGAGTGGGGTGCTGTCCCTGCTGTCGCCCGTGACTACAAGGCCAAGGGTATCAAGTGGGTTGTCATTGGTGACTGGAACTATGGTGAGGGTTCTTCCCGAGAGCACGCCGCTCTTGAGCCCCGTCACCTTGGCGGTCTTGCCATCATTACCCGATCTTTCGCCCGTATCCATGAGACCAACCTGAAGAAGCAGGGTATGCTTCCTCTTACCTTCACCGACCCTGCCGACTACGACAAGATCCGACCTGATGACAAGGTCGATGTCCTCTGCACTCAGCTCGCCGTTGGCAAGCCCCTTCCCCTTGTTGTCCACCCCGCCGACGGCAGCCCATCTTTCGAGATCCCTCTGTCCCACACCTTCAACGAGGCCCAGATCGAGTGGTTCAAGAACGGCTCTGCCCTGAACACCATGGCCAAGGCCACCAAGAACTAA
- a CDS encoding Gaa1-like protein, with protein MSRLLSSALSLRRDPRILKLPPYLSFICIAIGVIWLFLLPLNEYSRRTYISENALLPGQVHTYFGGSEQNIFRAYRREVDDVVDKNNYEINDRLDKILTGVGLKVGRQNYTYHSAGHEYSGQNLYAILQAPRGDATEAIVLVAAWKNVEEQLNRNGVSLALTLARYFKRWSLWSKDIILVVPPDSKTGTQAWVDAYHDAHNPDLVAPLPLKSGALQGALAIDYPQEQSFKSVHVIYDGPNGQLPNLDLINSIVNIAGGQMGIGTSIQKMTEHKGTYPDRLQTMLRGMLNQGLGYAAGAHSSFIPYHVDAVTLQPYGEGWHDEMAMGRLVEGSFRSLNNLLEHLHQSFFFYLLMQTDRFVSIGTYLPSAMLIAANFTIMAISLWVKSGQSLATQKPKEKASTTSVETTQAGRDLFVPLGVVAVCQGLAAVPLYIFNHLPAGLLSPTFAAFSVISAILPFAISRLLTLVTKPTMQHFQLTKSFSLLVLGMCLSTLATLNFSLAFLIGVLSSPLSFVQPVKNRGLRWSLAGLLNVVSPPTILYAAAQIWDISIADLLKEASFGWNVWGMYTPVVVWCLWWPAWLVGMVNVFGEVTA; from the exons ATGTCGCGACTACTCT CATCAGCGCTTTCGCTGCGTCGCGATCCTCGTATTCTAAAGCTTCCCCCTTACTTGTCCTTCATCTGCATCGCGATCGGTGTAATCTGGCTCTTTCTTCTCCCGTTAAACGAATACTCGCGTCGAACGTACATCTCCGAGAATGCCCTGTTGCCAGGTCAAGTGCATACATATTTTGGAGGAAGCGAACAAAACATCTTCCGCGCCTACCGACGTGAGGTTGACGATGTAGTCGACAAGAACAACTATGA GATCAACGACAGGCTCGACAAGATTCTCACAGGTGTTGGATTAAAGGTTGGACGTCAAAATTACACCTACCACTCAGCTGGCCATGAGTACTCAGGACAGAACCTCTACGCAATCCTGCAAGCTCCTCGTGGCGATGCCACTGAGGCAATTGTGTTAGTTGCTGCATGGAAGAATGTTGAGGAACAGCTCAACCGCAACGGTGTATCTCTGGCATTGACTTTGGCCCGTTACTTTAAAC GCTGGTCACTCTGGTCTAAGGACATCATTCTTGTTGTTCCTCCTGATAGCAAGACAGGCACGCAAGCTTGGGTTGACGCATACCATGATGCTCATAACCCTGATCTTGTGGCTCCTTTGCCTCTCAAGTCCGGTGCTCTTCAGGGTGCCCTTGCTATCGACTACCCCCAAGAACAGAGTTTCAAGTCTGTTCATGTGATTTACGATGGCCCTAACGGCCAGCTCCCTAATCTTGATCTTATTAACTCAATCGTCAACATTGCTGGTGGTCAGATGGGCATTGGGACCTCTATTCAAAAAATGACGGAGCACAAGGGCACCTACCCTGATCGTTTACAGACTATGCTGCGCGGTATGCTTAACCAAGGCCTCGGCTACGCAGCTGGTGCTCACAGCAGCTTCATCCCATATCACGTTGATGCCGTGACACTTCAGCCTTACGGCGAAGGatggcatgatgagatggccATGGGACGCCTGGTTGAGGGGTCGTTCCGAAGTCTGAACAATTTGCTTGAGCACCTGCATCagagtttcttcttctatcttCTGATGCAGACTGACCGCTTCGTCAGTATCGGCACTTATCTTCCCAGTGCTATGTTGATTGCTGCCAACTTTACCATCATGGCTATCTCTCTCTGGGTCAAGAGCGGTCAGTCACTAGCCACGCAGAAACCCAAGGAGAAGGCTTCTACCACATCTGTCGAAACAACACAAGCTGGACGGGACCTGTTTGTTCCGCTTGGTGTCGTTGCTGTCTGTCAGGGTCTCGCAGCTGTGCCTTTGTACATCTTCAATCACCTTCCCGCTGGC TTACTCTCGCCCACTTTTGCTGCATTCTCTGTCATCTCGGCTATCTTGCCCTTCGCGATCTCTCGTCTCCTAACCCTTGTCACCAAGCCCACGATGCAGCACTTCCAACTCACAAAgtccttctctcttctcgttcttggcATGTGTCTTTCTACTCTTGCAACTCTCAATTTCTCTCTCGCTTTTCTCATCGGCGTACTCTCAAGCCCGCTCAGCTTTGTCCAGCCGGTCAAGAACCGGGGCCTTCGCTGGTCTCTAGCGGGTCTCCTTAATGTCGTGTCACCACCTACTATTTTGTACGCAGCGGCCCAAATCTGGGACATCAGTATCGCGGACCTGTTGAAGGAGGCCAGCTTCGGCTGGAACGTCTGGGGCATGTATACACCCGTTGTGGTATGGTGCCTTTGGTGGCCAGCCTGGCTCGTGGGCATGGTCAATGTCTTCGGAGAGGTTACTGCTTGA